A genome region from Streptomyces sp. S4.7 includes the following:
- a CDS encoding phosphatase PAP2 family protein yields MGETTVKIPEGTKASPTPPSGATADESGPVSGSGRQRRIRSPRRPRIWFEILLIAVSYWIYSLVRNAVPEQKAEALRNADWIFHAERSMGLGFEEAVNHAVNSVTWLVVAMNYYYATLHFIVTIAVLVWLYRRHPGRYAASRLILFATTAVALAGYYLYPLAPPRLMNGQNFIDTVRIHETWGSMASGNFKAVSNQYAAMPSMHIGWSLWCGLTILALAKAPWAKILGMLYPVLTLVVIVATANHFWLDAVGGMICLAFGFTVSYVWYRALPHQLPRWVEDDRPRRRWLRRPGTPGEPVAPRPRRLPLGHAVRSTSPTRTAPPGTSSPPTPTAPSPRSSPSPRTARPGRAAPSSQTAP; encoded by the coding sequence ATGGGTGAAACGACCGTGAAGATTCCGGAAGGCACGAAGGCTTCGCCGACACCCCCCTCGGGTGCGACGGCCGACGAGTCCGGCCCGGTGTCAGGCAGCGGTCGGCAGCGCCGGATCCGGTCACCGAGGCGCCCCCGTATCTGGTTCGAAATCCTGCTGATCGCGGTGAGTTACTGGATCTATTCGCTGGTCCGTAACGCGGTGCCCGAGCAGAAGGCCGAGGCGCTGCGGAACGCGGACTGGATCTTTCACGCGGAGCGCTCGATGGGCCTCGGGTTCGAGGAGGCCGTCAATCACGCCGTGAATTCGGTGACATGGCTTGTCGTCGCGATGAACTACTACTACGCGACTCTGCACTTCATCGTCACGATCGCGGTACTTGTCTGGCTCTACCGTCGGCATCCCGGCCGTTACGCGGCGAGCCGGCTCATCCTGTTCGCGACCACCGCTGTGGCACTGGCCGGTTACTATCTGTATCCGCTCGCGCCGCCCCGGTTGATGAACGGGCAGAACTTCATCGACACGGTGCGGATCCACGAGACCTGGGGTTCGATGGCCTCGGGCAACTTCAAGGCCGTCTCCAACCAGTACGCGGCGATGCCCTCGATGCACATCGGCTGGTCCCTGTGGTGCGGGCTGACCATCCTCGCGCTGGCCAAGGCGCCATGGGCGAAGATCCTGGGGATGCTCTACCCGGTGCTCACGCTGGTCGTGATCGTCGCGACGGCGAACCACTTCTGGCTGGACGCGGTGGGCGGCATGATCTGCCTCGCGTTCGGATTCACGGTGTCCTACGTCTGGTACCGGGCCCTGCCGCACCAGCTGCCCCGGTGGGTCGAGGACGACCGGCCGAGACGCCGGTGGCTCCGCAGGCCCGGCACGCCGGGTGAGCCCGTCGCGCCCCGGCCGCGGCGCCTGCCCCTCGGACACGCCGTGCGCAGTACGTCGCCGACGCGGACGGCGCCGCCCGGCACCAGTTCGCCGCCCACCCCGACCGCGCCCTCTCCGCGCAGTTCGCCGTCGCCGAGGACGGCGCGGCCCGGCCGGGCCGCGCCGTCCTCTCAGACAGCCCCGTAG
- a CDS encoding bifunctional [glutamine synthetase] adenylyltransferase/[glutamine synthetase]-adenylyl-L-tyrosine phosphorylase: MTVQGRRSSTFTRLLRHGFTDPSAAERLLGAPEIASVRADSVLLDALGATADPDLALRGLVRLVEAHDPDGRHRLLDTLLAAKPLRDRLLGVLGASEALGDHLARHPADWQVLVTYESADLHPGVTEFEAGLAEAHDVDSLRVAYRRCLLSLAARDVCGTTDVAQTAAELADLAIATLRAALAVARAAAPEDAALCRLAVVALGKCGGNELNYVSDVDVIFVGEPAHSAVRERGGTEDGAADTSNTEAKAVQAATRLAAHMMRICSETTAEGTIWPVDANLRPEGRNGPLVRTLSSHLAYYQRWAKTWEFQALLKARAVAGDIALGKEYVDAVSPMVWQAADRENFVPDVQKMRRRVVDNIPVGQIDRELKLGPGGLRDVEFAVQLLQLVHGRSDASLRSGSTLVALRALAAGGYVGRTDAAQLDEAYRFLRSMEHHIQLFRLRRTHLLPDDDADLRRLGRSLGLRTEPVSELNRAWRRHASVVRRLHEKIFYRPLLDAVAQLAPGEIRLSTKAAGQRLEALGYADPVAALRHLEALSSGVSRKAAIQRTLLPVLLGWFADSADPDAGLLGFRKVSDALGKTPWYLRLLRDEGAAAENLARVLSAGRLAPDLLLRAPEAVAILGDPGGLKPRGVKHLEQEVLAAVGRAETAEIAVAVTRGVRRRELFRTAAADIIGSYGTEENPAEEDPGELVDRVGRAVTDLNAATLSGALRAAVRQTWGDTLPARFAVIGMGRFGGHEQGYGSDADVLFVYEPREGVSEHEASRAASTVVSEMRRLLQLPTTDPPLMIDADLRPEGKTGPLVRTLASYAAYYRRWSLGWESQALLRAEPMAGDAELGRDFIELIDPLRYPADGLSEAAVREIRRLKARMETERLPRGADPTLHTKLGRGGLSDVEWTVQLIQMQHARHVPGLRTTRTREALAAAQAAGLLSVEHAQILDEAWVLATRVRNGVMLVRGRAGDTFPSDGRELSAMGRYLGYGPGSVAPGSGPQNGHGAHSGHSGDMIDDYRRTTRRARAVMEELFYGAV, encoded by the coding sequence ATGACGGTGCAGGGACGCAGGAGCAGTACCTTCACCCGCCTGCTCCGGCACGGCTTCACCGACCCCTCCGCGGCCGAACGGCTGCTCGGTGCTCCCGAGATCGCGTCCGTACGGGCCGATTCCGTCCTCCTCGACGCCCTCGGCGCCACCGCCGACCCCGATCTGGCGCTCCGCGGTCTCGTCCGGCTGGTCGAGGCGCACGATCCCGACGGCCGGCACCGACTGCTGGACACGCTGCTCGCGGCCAAGCCGCTGCGGGACCGGCTGCTCGGTGTGCTCGGGGCGTCCGAGGCCCTCGGGGACCATCTGGCGCGGCATCCCGCCGACTGGCAGGTCCTCGTCACCTACGAGTCGGCCGATCTGCACCCCGGCGTCACCGAGTTCGAGGCCGGTCTCGCCGAGGCGCACGACGTCGACTCGCTGCGCGTCGCCTACCGCCGCTGTCTTCTCTCCCTCGCCGCCCGCGACGTCTGCGGGACGACCGACGTCGCCCAGACCGCCGCCGAGCTGGCCGACCTGGCGATCGCCACGCTGCGCGCCGCGCTCGCCGTCGCCCGCGCCGCCGCGCCCGAGGACGCGGCGCTGTGCCGGCTCGCGGTCGTCGCGCTCGGCAAGTGCGGCGGCAACGAGCTGAATTACGTCTCCGACGTCGACGTCATCTTCGTCGGCGAGCCCGCCCACTCGGCGGTGCGCGAACGCGGGGGTACCGAGGACGGCGCCGCCGACACCTCGAACACCGAGGCCAAGGCCGTCCAGGCGGCCACCCGGCTGGCCGCCCACATGATGCGGATCTGCTCCGAGACGACGGCCGAGGGCACCATCTGGCCCGTCGACGCCAATCTGCGCCCCGAGGGGCGCAACGGCCCGCTCGTGCGCACCCTCTCCAGCCATCTCGCCTACTACCAGCGCTGGGCCAAGACCTGGGAGTTCCAGGCCCTGCTCAAGGCCCGCGCCGTCGCCGGGGACATCGCGCTCGGCAAGGAGTACGTGGACGCCGTCTCGCCCATGGTCTGGCAGGCCGCCGACCGCGAGAACTTCGTGCCCGACGTGCAGAAGATGCGCCGCCGGGTCGTCGACAACATCCCCGTCGGCCAGATCGACCGCGAACTCAAGCTCGGCCCCGGCGGGCTGCGGGACGTCGAATTCGCCGTACAGCTCCTCCAGTTGGTCCACGGCCGCAGCGACGCCTCGCTCCGCAGCGGCAGCACGCTCGTCGCCCTGCGGGCGCTGGCCGCCGGCGGCTATGTCGGCAGGACCGACGCGGCGCAGCTCGACGAGGCGTACCGCTTCCTGCGCTCCATGGAGCACCACATCCAGCTGTTCCGGCTGCGGCGCACGCATCTGCTGCCCGACGACGACGCCGATCTGCGCCGTCTCGGACGCTCCCTCGGGCTGCGCACCGAACCGGTCTCCGAGCTCAACAGGGCCTGGCGGCGGCACGCTTCGGTGGTCCGGCGGCTGCACGAGAAGATCTTCTACCGGCCGCTGCTCGACGCCGTCGCCCAGCTCGCCCCCGGCGAGATCAGGCTCAGCACGAAGGCGGCGGGCCAGCGCCTGGAAGCCCTCGGCTACGCGGACCCGGTGGCCGCCCTCCGGCACCTGGAGGCACTGTCGTCCGGTGTGAGCCGCAAGGCCGCCATCCAACGGACGCTGCTGCCCGTGCTGTTGGGCTGGTTCGCGGACTCCGCCGACCCGGACGCCGGTCTGCTGGGCTTCCGCAAGGTGTCCGACGCGCTCGGTAAGACCCCCTGGTACCTGCGGCTGCTCAGGGACGAGGGCGCCGCGGCCGAGAATCTGGCCCGCGTGCTCTCCGCCGGCCGGCTCGCCCCCGACCTGCTGCTGCGGGCCCCGGAGGCGGTGGCCATCCTCGGTGACCCGGGCGGCCTGAAACCACGGGGCGTCAAACATCTGGAGCAGGAGGTGCTGGCCGCCGTGGGGCGGGCGGAGACCGCGGAGATCGCCGTCGCCGTCACCCGCGGGGTCCGCCGCCGCGAGCTGTTCCGCACCGCCGCGGCCGACATCATCGGCAGTTACGGCACCGAGGAGAACCCCGCGGAGGAGGACCCCGGTGAGCTGGTCGACCGGGTCGGCAGAGCCGTCACCGACCTCAACGCCGCCACGCTGTCGGGCGCGTTGCGCGCCGCCGTGCGCCAGACCTGGGGCGACACCCTCCCCGCCAGGTTCGCGGTCATCGGCATGGGCCGCTTCGGCGGCCACGAGCAGGGGTACGGCTCCGACGCGGACGTCCTGTTCGTGTACGAACCGCGTGAGGGTGTCAGCGAGCACGAGGCGTCACGGGCCGCGAGCACCGTCGTCTCCGAGATGCGCAGACTCCTCCAACTGCCCACGACCGACCCGCCGTTGATGATCGACGCCGATCTGCGGCCGGAGGGCAAGACCGGCCCGCTGGTGCGGACCCTCGCCTCCTACGCCGCCTACTACCGCCGCTGGTCACTGGGTTGGGAGAGCCAGGCGCTGCTGCGCGCCGAGCCGATGGCGGGGGACGCGGAGCTGGGCCGGGACTTCATCGAGCTGATCGACCCGCTGCGCTATCCCGCCGACGGCCTGAGCGAGGCCGCCGTACGGGAGATCCGCCGGCTCAAGGCGCGGATGGAGACCGAGCGGCTGCCGCGCGGCGCCGACCCCACGCTCCACACGAAGCTGGGCCGGGGCGGTCTCTCGGACGTCGAGTGGACGGTGCAGCTGATCCAGATGCAGCACGCCCGGCACGTGCCGGGCCTGCGCACGACCCGTACGCGCGAGGCCCTGGCCGCCGCGCAAGCCGCGGGCCTGCTCTCCGTGGAGCACGCGCAGATCCTCGACGAGGCCTGGGTGCTGGCGACCCGCGTGCGCAACGGCGTGATGCTCGTGCGCGGCAGAGCGGGCGACACGTTCCCCTCGGACGGCCGTGAACTGTCCGCGATGGGGCGGTACTTGGGCTACGGGCCCGGTTCGGTGGCGCCCGGCTCGGGTCCGCAGAACGGGCACGGCGCGCACAGCGGTCACAGCGGCGACATGATCGACGACTACCGCCGGACCACCAGACGCGCACGCGCGGTGATGGAGGAGCTGTTCTACGGGGCTGTCTGA
- a CDS encoding pyridoxamine 5'-phosphate oxidase family protein yields the protein MAHKEPSSTHLDARYSDPRAAAGDWADAVTRLTEAEVFWLSTVRPDGRPHVTPLMAVWQRDTLYFSSGERERKVLNLNENPEVVLTTGTNALDEGHDLVIEGEAVRERDDARLRELAALWECKYGPVWHFDVKDGAFGGAEGPALVFGVTPRTAFGFAKSPYGQTRWRFS from the coding sequence ATGGCGCACAAGGAACCGTCCAGCACCCACCTGGATGCCCGCTACAGCGACCCGAGGGCCGCCGCGGGCGACTGGGCCGACGCGGTGACCCGGCTGACGGAGGCGGAGGTCTTCTGGCTGTCGACCGTGCGTCCCGACGGCCGCCCCCATGTCACCCCGCTGATGGCGGTCTGGCAGCGGGACACGCTGTATTTCTCCTCGGGCGAACGGGAGCGCAAGGTCCTGAATCTGAACGAGAACCCCGAGGTCGTCCTGACCACCGGCACGAACGCGCTCGACGAGGGCCACGACCTGGTGATCGAGGGCGAGGCGGTACGCGAGAGGGACGACGCGCGGCTGCGCGAACTGGCCGCCCTGTGGGAGTGCAAGTACGGGCCCGTCTGGCACTTCGATGTGAAGGACGGGGCGTTCGGGGGCGCCGAGGGCCCGGCCCTGGTCTTCGGGGTCACCCCCCGCACGGCCTTCGGCTTCGCCAAGTCCCCGTACGGCCAGACCCGCTGGCGGTTCTCCTGA
- a CDS encoding sulfite exporter TauE/SafE family protein: MDTISMWEFVALAAAAALVGFSKTAVSGANTVSLAVFAAVLPARESTGVLLPILIVGDTIAVLTYRRHAHWPTLWRLFPAVAGGVVVGTVFMLWADDAAVRVSIGSILLLMAGVTIWRRRHVTEEEAPEETAALKGRVKARSYGVLGGFTTMVANAGGPVMSLYLLSAGFRKLGFLGTSAWFFLIVNTSKVPFSVGLGLIDRESLLLDALLVFFVLPGALIGKLCVDRIDQRVFERLVIGATILGGLQLLLR; encoded by the coding sequence ATGGACACGATCAGCATGTGGGAATTCGTCGCGCTCGCCGCGGCAGCCGCCCTCGTCGGCTTCTCCAAGACGGCGGTCAGCGGTGCCAACACGGTCAGCCTCGCGGTGTTCGCCGCCGTACTCCCCGCCCGCGAGTCGACCGGGGTTCTCCTGCCGATCCTCATCGTCGGTGACACGATCGCCGTCCTCACCTACCGCCGCCACGCGCACTGGCCCACGCTGTGGCGGCTGTTCCCGGCGGTCGCCGGGGGTGTGGTGGTCGGCACCGTCTTCATGCTGTGGGCCGACGACGCAGCCGTACGCGTCTCGATCGGTTCGATCCTGCTCCTGATGGCGGGGGTGACGATCTGGCGGCGCCGTCACGTGACGGAGGAGGAGGCCCCGGAGGAGACGGCCGCGCTCAAGGGCCGCGTCAAGGCCCGCTCGTACGGGGTGCTCGGCGGCTTCACGACGATGGTCGCCAACGCGGGCGGCCCCGTGATGTCGCTCTACCTGCTGTCGGCCGGCTTCCGGAAACTCGGCTTCCTGGGCACGTCCGCGTGGTTCTTCCTGATCGTCAACACCAGCAAGGTGCCCTTCAGCGTGGGCCTCGGCCTGATCGACCGCGAGTCGCTGCTGCTGGACGCGCTGCTCGTGTTCTTCGTCCTGCCCGGCGCCCTCATCGGCAAGCTCTGCGTGGACCGTATCGACCAGCGGGTCTTCGAGCGGCTGGTGATCGGCGCGACGATCCTGGGCGGTCTCCAGCTCCTCCTGCGCTGA
- a CDS encoding NUDIX hydrolase → MKHPPPTYEELRRDRPEMFANVPDGIEVLLDPADIEAARRSVGSDEPVGVVYGDRFITLVRDAVRFPGGGLGLHLRVLPATGAPGVVVLPLVGAGPDGPDVVLVEHYRHATRAWHLEAPRGNGEAGSAAPENAIRELREELGVRLDELIPLGRVHADTGLLGSHAELYAARISAVGALDTAEGIRRAVVMPLRRAEELIGRGGITDGYTIAVLTRARLAGLFPQDRDHPAT, encoded by the coding sequence ATGAAGCACCCCCCTCCCACCTACGAGGAACTGCGCCGCGACCGCCCGGAGATGTTCGCCAACGTTCCGGACGGGATCGAGGTCCTCCTCGACCCGGCCGACATCGAGGCGGCCCGGCGCAGCGTCGGATCCGACGAACCGGTCGGCGTGGTGTACGGCGACCGGTTCATCACGCTCGTCCGTGACGCCGTCCGCTTCCCCGGGGGCGGGCTGGGCCTCCACCTGCGGGTCCTGCCCGCGACAGGCGCCCCCGGGGTGGTGGTCCTGCCGCTGGTCGGCGCGGGCCCGGACGGCCCCGACGTCGTCCTGGTCGAGCACTACCGGCACGCCACCCGCGCCTGGCACCTGGAGGCACCGCGCGGCAACGGGGAAGCGGGGTCGGCGGCGCCCGAGAACGCGATCCGCGAGCTCAGGGAGGAACTGGGCGTCCGGCTCGACGAGTTGATCCCGCTCGGCAGGGTCCACGCCGACACCGGACTGCTCGGCTCGCACGCCGAGCTGTACGCGGCCCGCATCTCGGCGGTCGGGGCACTGGACACCGCGGAGGGCATCCGGCGGGCCGTCGTCATGCCGCTGCGCCGGGCCGAGGAGCTGATCGGGCGGGGTGGGATCACCGACGGCTACACCATCGCCGTCCTCACCCGCGCCCGACTGGCGGGACTCTTCCCGCAGGACCGGGACCACCCGGCCACCTGA
- the glnA gene encoding type I glutamate--ammonia ligase, whose protein sequence is MDKQQEFVLRTLEERDIRFVRLWFTDVLGFLKSVAVAPAELEQAFDEGIGFDGSAIEGFARVYESDMIAKPDPGTFQILPWRAEAPGTARMFCDILMPDGSPSFADPRYVLKRMLAKTSDLGFTFYTHPEIEFFLLKDKPVDGTRPTPADSSGYFDHTPQNVGMDFRRQAITMLESMGISVEFSHHEGAPGQQEIDLRYADALSTADNVMTFRLVMKQVALEQGVHASFMPKPFSEYPGSGMHTHLSLFEGDRNAFYESGAEYQLSKVGRSFIAGLLRHAAEISAVTNQWVNSYKRIWGGSTRTAGSGGEAPSYICWGHNNRSALIRVPMYKPGKTGSARVEVRSIDSGANPYLTYAVLLAAGLKGIEEGYELPAGADDDVWALSDAERRAMGIEPLPQNLGEAISLMERSELVAETLGEHVFDFFLRNKKREWEEYRSEVTAFELKALLPVL, encoded by the coding sequence ATGGACAAGCAGCAGGAATTCGTGCTCCGTACGCTGGAGGAGCGCGACATCCGCTTCGTACGCCTGTGGTTCACCGATGTGCTCGGCTTCCTCAAGTCGGTCGCCGTCGCCCCCGCCGAGCTGGAACAGGCATTCGACGAGGGCATCGGCTTCGACGGCTCGGCGATCGAGGGCTTCGCGCGGGTGTACGAGTCGGACATGATCGCCAAGCCCGATCCCGGGACCTTCCAGATCCTGCCGTGGCGCGCGGAGGCCCCCGGCACCGCGCGGATGTTCTGCGACATCCTGATGCCCGACGGCTCCCCGTCGTTCGCGGACCCGCGCTACGTCCTGAAGAGGATGCTCGCCAAGACCTCGGACCTCGGCTTCACCTTCTACACCCACCCCGAGATCGAGTTCTTCCTCCTGAAGGACAAGCCGGTCGACGGCACCCGCCCCACCCCCGCGGACAGCTCCGGCTACTTCGACCACACTCCGCAGAACGTGGGCATGGACTTCCGCCGCCAGGCGATCACCATGCTCGAATCCATGGGCATCTCCGTGGAGTTCAGCCACCACGAGGGCGCCCCCGGCCAGCAGGAGATCGACCTGCGGTACGCCGACGCGCTCTCCACCGCCGACAACGTCATGACCTTCCGCCTGGTCATGAAGCAGGTCGCGCTGGAGCAGGGCGTCCACGCGTCCTTCATGCCGAAGCCGTTCAGCGAGTACCCGGGCTCCGGCATGCACACCCACCTCTCCCTCTTCGAGGGGGACCGCAACGCGTTCTACGAGTCGGGCGCCGAGTACCAGCTCTCCAAGGTCGGCCGGTCCTTCATCGCCGGACTCCTCCGGCACGCCGCCGAGATCTCGGCCGTCACCAACCAGTGGGTCAACTCCTACAAGCGCATCTGGGGCGGCTCCACCCGCACCGCGGGCTCGGGCGGCGAGGCCCCCTCCTACATCTGCTGGGGCCACAACAACCGCTCCGCACTGATCCGCGTCCCGATGTACAAGCCCGGCAAGACCGGCTCCGCGCGCGTGGAGGTCCGCTCCATCGACTCCGGCGCCAACCCCTACCTCACCTACGCGGTACTGCTGGCCGCGGGCCTCAAGGGCATCGAGGAGGGCTACGAGCTCCCGGCGGGCGCCGACGACGACGTGTGGGCCCTGTCCGACGCCGAGCGCCGCGCGATGGGCATCGAGCCGCTGCCGCAGAACCTCGGCGAGGCGATCTCGCTGATGGAGCGCAGCGAACTGGTCGCCGAGACACTGGGCGAGCACGTCTTCGACTTCTTCCTCCGCAACAAGAAGCGCGAGTGGGAGGAGTACCGCTCCGAGGTCACCGCCTTCGAGCTGAAGGCCCTGCTGCCGGTGCTGTAG
- a CDS encoding VOC family protein, with product MKINLAGVFVDDQAEALRFYTEVLGFLKKNDVPVGEDRWITVVSPADPDGTELLLEPSGHPAVKPFRDALVADGIPYTSFAVDDVHAEFARLQGLGVRFTQEPVEMGPVTVAVFDDTCGNLIQIAHTA from the coding sequence ATGAAGATCAATCTGGCAGGCGTCTTCGTCGACGACCAGGCCGAGGCGCTGCGCTTCTACACCGAGGTGCTCGGCTTCCTGAAGAAGAACGACGTCCCGGTGGGTGAGGACCGCTGGATCACCGTGGTGTCCCCGGCCGACCCCGACGGCACCGAGCTGCTGCTCGAACCGTCCGGACACCCCGCCGTGAAGCCCTTCAGGGACGCGCTGGTCGCGGACGGCATCCCGTACACCTCCTTCGCCGTCGACGACGTCCACGCCGAGTTCGCGCGCCTCCAGGGGCTCGGTGTGCGCTTCACGCAGGAGCCGGTCGAAATGGGTCCGGTGACCGTCGCCGTGTTCGACGACACCTGCGGCAATCTCATCCAGATCGCCCACACCGCCTGA
- a CDS encoding metalloregulator ArsR/SmtB family transcription factor — MSDDVFRALADPTRRTILDELAERDGQTLFEICARLLTKHGLSLSRQGVSQHLGLLEAAGLVETRRDGRYKFHHLNTGPLEHLTDRWLAPASPAGTASGPAPEPPGESP; from the coding sequence GTGTCCGATGATGTGTTCAGGGCCCTGGCCGACCCGACTCGCCGCACGATCCTCGACGAGTTGGCCGAACGCGACGGACAGACACTCTTCGAGATCTGCGCCCGGCTGCTGACCAAGCACGGCCTCAGCCTGTCCAGACAGGGCGTCTCGCAGCATCTGGGCCTTCTGGAGGCCGCCGGTCTCGTCGAGACGCGACGCGACGGCCGCTACAAGTTCCACCATCTGAACACCGGGCCGCTGGAACACCTCACCGACCGCTGGCTCGCACCCGCGAGCCCCGCCGGGACGGCCTCAGGTCCCGCACCCGAACCACCAGGAGAGTCCCCATGA
- a CDS encoding MarR family transcriptional regulator, with the protein MADPPEPLPSEPDVDDVTRAVLIASRLLVAVSVRSLATVQDRVTLPQFRLLKVLSGQGGAKLVSLAERLGVNPSTAMRMVDRLIAAGLAERGVNPGDRRETVLRLTEEGRTLVRDVSAARRREITSIVQRLAPEQRTALVEALTAFTEAGGERPMPGDDGEPYPLGWSDTAVPLH; encoded by the coding sequence ATGGCCGACCCTCCGGAACCCCTGCCGAGCGAGCCCGACGTCGACGATGTCACCCGGGCCGTGCTGATCGCCTCACGGCTGCTGGTGGCCGTCTCCGTCCGTTCACTGGCCACCGTCCAGGACCGGGTCACCCTGCCCCAGTTCCGGCTGCTGAAGGTCCTCTCGGGCCAGGGCGGCGCCAAACTCGTGTCGCTCGCCGAGCGGCTGGGGGTGAACCCCTCCACCGCGATGCGGATGGTCGACCGGCTCATCGCCGCCGGGCTCGCCGAGCGCGGGGTCAATCCCGGCGACCGGCGCGAGACCGTGCTGCGGCTCACGGAGGAGGGCCGGACGCTCGTACGGGACGTCTCGGCGGCGCGCCGCCGGGAGATCACCTCGATCGTCCAGCGGCTGGCTCCCGAGCAGCGTACGGCGCTCGTGGAGGCCCTCACGGCGTTCACCGAGGCGGGCGGGGAGCGGCCCATGCCGGGTGACGACGGGGAGCCGTACCCGCTGGGCTGGTCGGACACGGCGGTTCCGCTCCACTGA
- a CDS encoding DUF3105 domain-containing protein, giving the protein MASKSQSTERKARIEQMRKAERARERRNRIITITASTVVVVALVAFGAFVLNKESEDQKKEEQAAAEPVKGEKSWDAKELGRDHVAEAVEYPQTPPVGGNHNQVWMNCAGDVYKDAVPNVNAVHSLEHGAVWVTYNDKAPESDVKALGDLVGKTQYTLMSPVKEQAGAIMLTAWGKQVTVDSAKDPRVDQFFAKYVQGPQTPEPGAACTGGMGDQ; this is encoded by the coding sequence ATGGCTTCCAAGTCCCAGAGCACCGAGCGCAAGGCCCGAATAGAGCAGATGCGCAAGGCCGAGCGCGCGCGTGAGCGGCGCAACCGCATCATCACGATCACGGCGAGCACGGTCGTGGTCGTGGCCCTCGTCGCCTTCGGCGCGTTCGTGCTGAACAAAGAGTCCGAGGACCAGAAGAAGGAAGAGCAGGCCGCCGCCGAGCCCGTGAAGGGCGAGAAGTCCTGGGACGCGAAGGAGCTGGGCCGCGACCACGTCGCCGAGGCGGTCGAGTACCCGCAGACGCCGCCGGTCGGCGGCAACCACAACCAGGTCTGGATGAACTGCGCCGGCGACGTCTACAAGGACGCCGTCCCCAACGTGAACGCGGTGCACTCGCTGGAGCACGGCGCGGTCTGGGTGACGTACAACGACAAGGCGCCCGAGAGTGACGTGAAGGCGCTCGGCGACCTCGTGGGCAAGACGCAGTACACGCTGATGAGCCCCGTGAAGGAGCAGGCCGGGGCGATCATGCTGACCGCGTGGGGCAAGCAGGTCACCGTCGACAGTGCGAAGGACCCGCGCGTCGACCAGTTCTTCGCCAAGTACGTGCAGGGCCCGCAGACACCTGAGCCGGGTGCCGCGTGCACCGGCGGAATGGGCGACCAGTGA
- a CDS encoding DUF305 domain-containing protein encodes MTRTNWAAVTAVVLALLFAGAATVASAGREDPPRASATPTENSAEAGFARDMAVHHQQAVEMSFLVRDGTDDEEVRRLAYDIANTQANQRGMLLGWLDMWKLPKVSTGQEPMAWMARDGGHAGMDGMEGMDHGAHEVRDGSLMPGMATKTELAALGAAKGEKAEILYLQLMTDHHKGGVTMARGCAELCEVDTERALAEGMVTAQQSELGLMADLLKARGAKPRA; translated from the coding sequence GTGACCCGCACGAACTGGGCGGCCGTCACGGCGGTCGTACTCGCCCTGCTGTTCGCGGGCGCGGCCACGGTCGCCTCCGCGGGGCGCGAGGACCCGCCCCGCGCGAGCGCCACGCCCACGGAGAACTCGGCCGAGGCGGGCTTCGCCCGTGACATGGCGGTCCACCACCAGCAGGCGGTGGAGATGTCGTTCCTCGTGCGGGACGGCACGGACGACGAGGAGGTGCGCCGCCTCGCGTACGACATCGCCAACACCCAGGCGAACCAGCGCGGCATGCTGCTGGGCTGGCTGGACATGTGGAAGCTGCCCAAGGTCTCCACCGGCCAGGAGCCGATGGCCTGGATGGCGCGGGACGGCGGGCACGCGGGCATGGACGGCATGGAGGGCATGGATCACGGCGCCCACGAGGTCCGTGACGGCTCGCTGATGCCGGGCATGGCGACGAAGACGGAGCTGGCGGCCCTCGGGGCCGCCAAGGGCGAGAAGGCGGAGATCCTCTACCTCCAGCTGATGACCGACCACCACAAGGGCGGCGTCACGATGGCCCGTGGCTGCGCCGAGTTGTGCGAGGTCGACACCGAACGGGCCCTGGCCGAGGGCATGGTGACGGCGCAGCAGTCCGAACTGGGCCTGATGGCCGACCTCTTGAAGGCACGGGGCGCGAAGCCGCGCGCCTGA
- a CDS encoding CBS domain-containing protein, producing the protein MTTAKDIMHPGADWIPSHETLDRAAQLMRDLDVGALPIADTGERLAGILTDRDIVVGCVAQGHDPAKVTAAEMAHGTPRWIDAAADVDDVLMEMQDHQIRRLPVIENKRLVGMISEADLAQHLSDAQIATWMERVYATG; encoded by the coding sequence ATGACCACCGCCAAAGACATCATGCATCCCGGCGCCGACTGGATCCCCTCGCACGAGACCCTGGACCGGGCCGCGCAGCTCATGCGTGACCTGGACGTGGGCGCGCTCCCCATCGCCGACACCGGGGAACGGCTGGCCGGCATCCTGACGGACCGCGACATCGTCGTCGGCTGTGTGGCACAGGGCCACGACCCGGCGAAGGTCACCGCGGCCGAGATGGCCCACGGCACACCGCGGTGGATCGACGCGGCCGCGGACGTGGACGACGTGCTCATGGAGATGCAGGACCACCAGATCCGCCGGCTGCCGGTGATCGAGAACAAACGCCTGGTCGGCATGATCAGCGAGGCGGACCTGGCACAGCACCTGTCCGACGCGCAGATCGCGACGTGGATGGAACGGGTGTACGCCACCGGCTGA